In Bacteroidales bacterium, the following are encoded in one genomic region:
- a CDS encoding DUF4835 family protein, giving the protein MYRLIIIIFFVLIYHNISAQELKCRVQIISTQIQGTNKEVFKAMQTAIYEFMNNTIWTNHVYSNDERIECNILFNLSKQISADEFKGTIQIQSSRPVFNSSYNSVLFNHLDNDFQFKFIEQEVLEFNENAHSSNLTSVLAFYTYIILGLDYDSFSLEGGTQYFQKAENIVNNAQSARESGWKAYESRKNRYWLIENIINNIYSPIHEFSYNYHRLGLDIMSDKANEGRAIIAESLKLLQQIHRKKPGSFILQILFNAKVDEIVKIFSESYPDEKRRVYNILKEIDPANITKYEAIIK; this is encoded by the coding sequence ATGTATAGACTTATAATTATTATCTTTTTTGTTTTAATTTATCACAATATCTCAGCTCAAGAATTAAAATGCAGAGTTCAAATTATATCAACTCAAATTCAGGGTACTAATAAAGAGGTTTTTAAAGCCATGCAAACTGCTATTTATGAATTTATGAATAATACAATATGGACAAATCATGTTTATAGCAATGACGAACGAATTGAGTGTAATATACTTTTTAATCTAAGCAAACAGATTTCAGCTGATGAATTTAAAGGAACTATACAAATTCAATCAAGTCGCCCTGTATTTAATAGTTCTTATAATTCCGTATTATTTAATCATCTTGATAATGATTTCCAATTCAAATTTATTGAACAAGAAGTCCTTGAATTTAATGAAAATGCTCATAGCTCAAATCTTACATCAGTTTTGGCTTTTTATACTTATATTATTTTAGGTTTAGATTATGATTCATTTTCATTAGAAGGAGGAACTCAGTATTTTCAAAAAGCAGAAAATATTGTAAACAATGCACAATCAGCAAGAGAAAGTGGATGGAAAGCATATGAAAGCAGAAAAAATCGCTATTGGCTTATTGAAAACATTATTAACAATATTTATAGCCCTATTCATGAATTTAGTTATAATTATCACAGGCTTGGATTAGATATTATGAGTGATAAAGCCAACGAAGGAAGAGCTATAATTGCTGAATCATTAAAATTATTACAACAAATACACAGGAAAAAACCCGGATCATTTATTCTTCAGATTTTGTTCAATGCTAAAGTTGATGAAATTGTAAAAATATTTTCAGAATCTTATCCTGATGAAAAAAGACGGGTATATAATATTTTAAAAGAAATTGATCCGGCAAATATTACTAAATATGAAGCTATAATTAAGTAG